Proteins encoded together in one Labeo rohita strain BAU-BD-2019 chromosome 21, IGBB_LRoh.1.0, whole genome shotgun sequence window:
- the slc31a2 gene encoding probable low affinity copper uptake protein 2: protein MKMHFEGSSNVTLLFDFWDVRGPAGMVLSVLVVLMLTVIYELLKVWKVTIAKQKQFSIAHPCAPVSSSPEPSCCTPVLNCQEESSSLTNSPSEISLAPTENTTTTADTTATVKKSWLLHCLQTTVHILHVTLGYMLMLCVMSYNVWIFMGVVVGSVLGYYVGWLFIY from the exons ATGAAA ATGCACTTTGAAGGATCCAGCAATGTCACGCTGTTGTTTGACTTCTGGGATGTGCGTGGACCTGCAG GGATGGTATTGTCGGTCCTTGTAGTTCTAATGCTCACTGTGATCTACGAACTTCTGAAAGTGTGGAAGGTCACTATTGCAAAACAGAAGCAATTCTCCATTGCACATCCATGTGCTCCAGTGTCATCCTCACCTGAACCATCCTGTTGCACCCCTGTCTTGAATTGTCAAGAGGAAAGCTCTTCTCTGACCAACAGCCCCTCTGAGATCTCATTAGCTCCCACCGAGAATACCACCACCACTGCTGACACCACCGCCACTGTTAAGAAGAG CTGGCTTCTACACTGCCTCCAGACCACCGTACACATCCTGCACGTGACCCTAGGCTACATGCTCATGCTCTGCGTCATGTCCTACAACGTTTGGATCTTCATGGGGGTCGTCGTGGGATCCGTCCTGGGATACTACGTGGGATGGCTTTTTATCTATTGA